A window of Paenibacillus sp. 19GGS1-52 contains these coding sequences:
- a CDS encoding winged helix-turn-helix transcriptional regulator produces the protein MIYIKDLMSGIDIFKALSSEIRIQILELLATNQALNLNEIAKKLNLSNGAITMHIKKLEDSGLIEINTSVGKHGIQKVCYLNKDKLMVDLRSKDVDNLYEVEIQVGHYSNYQAVPTCGLATKDSIIGDFDEPRYFADPQRIDSEIIWMAEGFLEYRIPNYLKANQSFREIQFSMEIGSEAPGFNDNYPSDLYFYVNGIEIGFWTSPGDFGDSRGTFNPDWWPPHLNQYGMLKLIRINKDGSFIDGCRISDVTLDDIKLDYKSELTFRIAVTDKPVNKRGLTIYGKHFGNYSQDLMARVLYNVHEVEETNSRLTTATVE, from the coding sequence ATGATTTATATTAAAGATCTAATGAGCGGAATCGATATCTTCAAGGCTCTCAGCTCTGAAATCAGAATTCAAATTCTGGAGCTTCTAGCCACCAATCAAGCCTTGAACCTGAATGAAATTGCCAAGAAGCTAAATCTCAGCAATGGCGCCATTACCATGCATATTAAGAAGTTAGAAGATAGCGGCCTTATTGAGATTAATACTTCGGTTGGCAAGCATGGCATTCAGAAGGTCTGCTATTTGAATAAAGATAAACTAATGGTCGATCTTCGCAGTAAGGATGTTGACAATCTTTATGAAGTTGAGATTCAGGTCGGTCATTACAGCAACTATCAAGCGGTTCCTACCTGTGGTCTGGCTACCAAGGACAGCATTATCGGTGACTTCGACGAGCCTCGTTACTTTGCTGATCCCCAGCGAATTGATTCGGAGATTATTTGGATGGCTGAGGGTTTTCTCGAATATCGTATTCCGAACTATCTTAAAGCCAATCAATCGTTCCGTGAAATCCAGTTCTCCATGGAGATCGGCTCTGAGGCTCCCGGCTTCAATGACAACTATCCCTCCGATCTATACTTTTATGTAAACGGTATCGAAATTGGCTTCTGGACCAGTCCTGGCGACTTTGGAGATTCCCGTGGTACCTTTAATCCCGACTGGTGGCCTCCACATTTGAATCAATACGGGATGCTCAAGCTGATCCGAATTAATAAGGATGGAAGCTTCATTGATGGCTGCCGCATCTCAGACGTAACCCTTGATGATATTAAGCTGGATTACAAAAGTGAGCTGACCTTCCGCATTGCTGTAACCGACAAACCCGTCAACAAGCGTGGACTGACGATTTATGGCAAACATTTCGGCAATTATAGCCAAGATCTGATGGCGCGTGTACTTTATAATGTACATGAAGTTGAGGAAACCAATAGTCGCCTCACTACAGCGACAGTAGAATAA
- a CDS encoding asparagine synthase: protein MREGLIPAVLGTVVTASSAALLGSRYKMLATGVLGFGLAHVVLGTIDLFEHR from the coding sequence ATGCGTGAAGGTCTGATTCCCGCCGTTCTTGGAACCGTAGTAACCGCGTCTAGCGCCGCTTTGCTTGGCAGCAGGTACAAAATGCTCGCAACTGGCGTACTTGGATTTGGTCTGGCACATGTCGTATTGGGTACCATTGACCTGTTTGAGCATCGGTAA